The following are from one region of the Nocardia terpenica genome:
- a CDS encoding GMC oxidoreductase — MGPDDDPAAVTDGRGAVRGIDGLHVVDASTMPTIPRANTNLSTLMLAERFAAALT; from the coding sequence ATGGGACCCGACGACGACCCGGCCGCCGTGACCGACGGCCGGGGCGCCGTGCGCGGGATCGACGGACTCCATGTCGTGGACGCCTCGACCATGCCGACCATTCCACGGGCCAATACCAACCTGTCGACACTCATGCTCGCCGAAAGGTTCGCTGCCGCACTGACATAG
- a CDS encoding plasmid stabilization protein has translation MPREEWTQKQERQYEHIKDSAKGHGESTRRAKEIAARTVNKNRARAGQTRTASRTSVRDMSPQRRGGLRSHSGRHGPTRDQLYNEARQRNIRGRSSMTKAELARALGK, from the coding sequence ATGCCCAGGGAGGAATGGACCCAGAAGCAGGAACGCCAGTACGAGCACATCAAGGATTCGGCGAAGGGGCACGGCGAAAGCACCCGCCGCGCGAAGGAGATCGCCGCCCGCACGGTGAACAAGAACCGCGCCCGCGCCGGGCAGACCCGGACCGCGAGCCGCACATCGGTACGGGATATGTCTCCCCAACGCCGCGGCGGCCTGCGATCGCACAGCGGCCGACACGGCCCCACCCGCGACCAGCTCTACAACGAGGCCCGCCAGCGCAATATCAGGGGTCGGTCGTCGATGACCAAGGCCGAACTCGCTCGCGCTCTCGGCAAATAA
- the mbp1 gene encoding microaggregate-binding protein 1: MSQHESGPREAVEGIVEDVKGKAKEAAGIITGDENLKDEGRAQQDKAADQRKAAQKEAEAEKARAEAEVNKARQSGHEHNQ; encoded by the coding sequence GTGTCCCAACACGAAAGCGGTCCCCGCGAGGCAGTAGAGGGCATCGTCGAGGACGTGAAGGGTAAGGCCAAGGAGGCCGCCGGCATCATCACCGGCGACGAGAACCTCAAAGACGAGGGACGCGCACAGCAGGACAAGGCAGCAGATCAGCGAAAGGCCGCCCAAAAGGAGGCCGAGGCGGAGAAGGCCCGCGCCGAGGCCGAGGTGAACAAGGCGCGGCAGTCCGGCCACGAGCACAACCAATAG
- a CDS encoding hydrophobic protein: protein MIPLLLVLLLALVLLGAGFAVKLLWWIAIAVFVVWLLGFVFRAAGADGGRGRWYRW, encoded by the coding sequence ATGATTCCCCTGTTACTCGTTCTGCTGCTCGCCCTGGTGTTGCTCGGCGCGGGATTCGCGGTGAAGCTGCTGTGGTGGATAGCAATCGCCGTCTTCGTGGTCTGGCTGCTGGGGTTCGTTTTCCGCGCTGCCGGTGCCGACGGCGGCCGGGGACGCTGGTACCGCTGGTAA
- a CDS encoding CBS domain-containing protein, with protein sequence MTTARELMSADVVCARSSDTVLQAARTMAETGVGALPICGEDGKLKGMLTDRDIVVKVVAQRNDPIGVMAGELAEGVPFVVQAGDDVTEVLTAMAEHRVRRIPVLEDKKLVGIIAQADVARALGHDSSGRVVEAVSED encoded by the coding sequence ATGACCACCGCACGAGAGCTCATGTCGGCCGATGTGGTGTGCGCCCGCTCCAGCGACACCGTCTTGCAGGCTGCCCGCACGATGGCCGAGACCGGGGTCGGCGCCCTGCCGATCTGCGGTGAGGACGGCAAGCTGAAGGGCATGCTGACCGACCGCGACATCGTCGTGAAAGTTGTTGCGCAGCGCAATGATCCGATCGGTGTGATGGCGGGCGAACTGGCCGAGGGCGTGCCGTTCGTGGTCCAGGCCGGCGACGATGTCACCGAGGTGCTCACGGCCATGGCCGAGCACCGGGTGCGCCGCATCCCGGTGCTCGAGGACAAGAAGCTGGTGGGCATCATCGCGCAGGCCGATGTCGCGCGCGCACTCGGGCACGACAGCTCCGGCCGCGTCGTCGAGGCGGTCTCCGAGGACTAG
- a CDS encoding MFS transporter, producing MSGRLPDPGSVERDVVAVPARRRSLVTLFVGAVLMNTGAVGLSTVATVFVAEQAGAGASGLSNAALVSGTAAGALATSALMAGYGRRVGLLVVYCVAGVGGVVAVAGVLRSSLPVLLIGVLVFGGGYGATQLSRYVAAAVLPEHRRGFGVSLIVWAGTVGAVAGPALIAPASAVATGVRLPGLSGPVAVSALLAVATVAVTAALPRAVGRIEGERPERSSLWSALRGRVVLVPLVAMVAAQAVMVSVMTMTPVQMRHLGSGLDVVGWVISAHMAGMYALAPVSGRIADRWGGRVAMTAGLAVQLVAAVTVVAAPSSYRLWMPIGLFLVGYGWNLVFVGGSGTLSRDLPPGERARLQGGVDAVVWASSALASLVAGQLFAAGGFRLVAVVGAAIAGVVPLAVVRRRAGG from the coding sequence GTGAGTGGCAGGCTGCCGGATCCCGGGTCGGTGGAGCGGGATGTGGTGGCCGTTCCGGCTCGGCGGCGGTCGTTGGTGACGTTGTTCGTCGGGGCGGTGTTGATGAATACCGGGGCGGTGGGGTTGTCCACGGTGGCAACGGTGTTCGTGGCGGAGCAGGCGGGGGCGGGGGCGAGTGGGCTGTCGAATGCGGCGCTGGTGTCGGGGACGGCGGCGGGGGCGCTCGCGACGTCTGCGCTGATGGCCGGGTACGGTCGCCGGGTCGGGCTGCTGGTCGTGTATTGCGTTGCGGGCGTGGGTGGGGTGGTCGCGGTCGCCGGTGTGCTGCGGTCGTCGCTGCCGGTGCTGCTGATCGGGGTGCTGGTGTTCGGTGGGGGATACGGGGCGACGCAATTGTCCCGGTATGTCGCGGCGGCGGTGCTGCCCGAGCATCGGCGCGGGTTCGGGGTGTCGCTGATCGTGTGGGCGGGGACGGTGGGGGCGGTGGCCGGGCCCGCCCTCATCGCCCCGGCCTCCGCGGTCGCCACGGGCGTGCGGTTGCCCGGCCTGTCCGGGCCGGTCGCGGTGTCGGCGCTGCTCGCCGTCGCGACCGTGGCGGTGACCGCGGCGTTGCCGCGCGCGGTGGGCCGGATCGAGGGGGAGCGGCCGGAGCGGTCGTCGCTGTGGTCGGCGCTGCGCGGCCGGGTGGTGCTGGTGCCGCTGGTCGCCATGGTCGCCGCGCAGGCGGTGATGGTGTCGGTGATGACGATGACGCCGGTGCAGATGCGTCATCTCGGCAGCGGGCTGGACGTGGTGGGCTGGGTGATCAGCGCGCACATGGCCGGAATGTACGCGCTCGCACCGGTGTCCGGCCGGATCGCCGACCGGTGGGGCGGCCGGGTCGCCATGACGGCCGGGCTCGCCGTGCAGCTGGTCGCGGCGGTCACCGTCGTGGCGGCGCCGAGCTCGTACCGGCTCTGGATGCCCATCGGGCTGTTTCTGGTGGGGTACGGCTGGAACCTGGTATTCGTCGGCGGCAGCGGCACACTCAGCCGCGACCTGCCGCCGGGTGAACGCGCTCGGTTGCAGGGCGGTGTCGACGCCGTGGTGTGGGCGAGTTCCGCGCTGGCCAGCCTGGTGGCCGGACAGTTGTTCGCCGCGGGCGGATTCCGGTTGGTGGCGGTGGTCGGCGCGGCGATCGCCGGGGTGGTGCCGCTGGCGGTCGTGCGCCGTCGTGCCGGGGGGTAG